A genomic region of Nostoc sp. UHCC 0702 contains the following coding sequences:
- a CDS encoding NAD-dependent epimerase/dehydratase family protein: MAKIIVTGAAGFIGSHLVEALLEQGEEVIGIDEFNDYYDPMLKHKNIAHLRSSPNFTLIEADIQFLDWQTLLKDVDVVYHQAAQAGVRASWGRGFRFYTERNISATQVLLEAAKDAKDLKRLVFASTSSVYGDAETLPTHEGICPQPVSPYGITKLAAERLCGLYHKNFGVPYVALRYFTVYGPKQRPDMGFHKFFKSILQDEAISIYGDGQQTRDFTFVSDAIAANLAAATVPQAVGEIINIGGGSRVVLSEVLDTMAEITGKPIKKNYIEKAMGDARHTAADVSKARKILEYKPKVSLTEGLTQEWQWIKSLYA, from the coding sequence ATGGCTAAAATTATCGTTACTGGAGCAGCAGGATTTATTGGTTCTCACCTTGTAGAAGCCTTACTAGAACAAGGTGAAGAAGTAATCGGGATTGATGAATTCAATGATTACTACGATCCGATGTTGAAGCACAAGAATATTGCACACTTACGCTCGTCGCCGAATTTTACCTTAATTGAAGCAGATATTCAGTTTTTAGATTGGCAGACACTACTCAAAGATGTTGATGTTGTTTACCATCAAGCAGCACAAGCAGGGGTAAGAGCAAGTTGGGGTCGAGGTTTCCGTTTTTATACAGAACGCAATATCAGCGCTACACAAGTTTTGCTAGAAGCAGCAAAGGATGCTAAAGACCTAAAAAGATTAGTATTTGCCTCAACCTCAAGTGTATACGGTGATGCTGAAACTTTGCCCACCCACGAAGGAATTTGCCCGCAACCAGTTTCTCCTTACGGGATTACCAAGTTAGCGGCTGAGCGTTTATGTGGTCTGTATCATAAAAACTTTGGTGTGCCTTATGTGGCATTGCGGTATTTCACAGTATATGGCCCCAAACAGCGCCCTGATATGGGATTTCATAAATTTTTCAAATCTATTTTGCAAGATGAGGCAATTTCTATTTACGGTGATGGACAACAAACGCGGGACTTTACATTTGTTAGCGATGCGATCGCTGCCAACTTAGCTGCTGCTACTGTACCTCAAGCTGTGGGGGAAATCATCAATATTGGCGGCGGCAGCAGGGTAGTTTTATCAGAAGTCCTAGACACGATGGCAGAAATCACTGGCAAACCAATCAAAAAGAACTACATAGAAAAGGCTATGGGAGATGCACGGCATACTGCTGCTGATGTATCTAAAGCGCGGAAAATTCTTGAATATAAACCAAAAGTTTCCCTAACGGAGGGTTTAACGCAGGAATGGCAGTGGATTAAATCTTTGTATGCCTGA
- a CDS encoding DUF3352 domain-containing protein — protein sequence MILPVTTLALLSTLTLAPVPETTEPSLSSTAAVANILPADTAVVGLVNTKGETWASLNRFQLFKTAFAAASQFLPTTFTFDYAKDIESWLGDQVAFAFMPKVGSTTATIDSSFLLVAPVKDNTRLQPFLEKLKTDTPRVTVRQYKGITILEWKELEVAPPKNTLPSSVRKLKSSSGPELTKPNSLTRKRSLAIATFPGYVVTGITAQPIEQLIDALEANSTLAQNPQFQQTFQQSQSDQVLFTIYENLATFVPLINDISKDPSLSVPVFGAGKIDLEELKEYASVDGFVSVQPEGLRLQINAHRPILKSKQDKVNTKKAETILDRMPGATYSAFTGRDLNFQWQQLAKGFSSEPQLKDYLEKFRAFFRSSTGLDFDKDILGWMDGDYGFFFFPTKGGLFRLASPDFNLGMGLAVQTSNRTAADTTLNKLNEFVQSFMLGAVVVNTHNIKGQPVTSWDLGGNSSQSLLAYSWVDENTVIVATGFGAIADLVPQPYILLPTTYNFKNATNSLPYPNHGYFYVNMGSFLSWVYGFMPSVFNNQDFQSFKQILGSVYSISATTSTTTEREQFDILLVLAPVRSK from the coding sequence ATGATATTACCAGTTACTACCTTAGCATTGCTGTCTACTTTGACACTCGCTCCCGTTCCTGAGACAACGGAGCCATCTTTATCTTCTACTGCTGCTGTGGCAAATATTTTACCAGCCGATACAGCAGTAGTGGGGTTGGTTAATACAAAAGGAGAAACCTGGGCAAGCTTAAATCGCTTTCAACTGTTTAAAACAGCTTTTGCAGCAGCATCACAATTTTTACCAACCACCTTCACGTTTGACTATGCAAAAGATATTGAGTCTTGGTTGGGAGATCAAGTGGCGTTTGCATTCATGCCAAAAGTTGGATCTACTACTGCCACCATAGATTCTAGTTTTCTGTTGGTGGCTCCGGTAAAGGATAACACACGTTTGCAGCCGTTTTTGGAAAAACTCAAAACAGACACGCCACGGGTAACGGTGCGGCAATACAAGGGAATTACGATATTGGAATGGAAGGAGCTTGAAGTAGCTCCACCCAAAAACACACTACCCTCTTCGGTGCGAAAACTCAAGTCTTCTTCTGGGCCGGAGTTGACGAAGCCCAATTCCTTAACGAGGAAACGTAGTCTTGCGATCGCCACTTTCCCAGGATATGTTGTTACGGGCATCACTGCTCAACCTATTGAACAGTTAATTGATGCTTTAGAGGCAAATAGCACTTTAGCACAGAATCCCCAATTTCAGCAGACATTTCAACAGTCCCAATCTGATCAAGTGCTGTTTACAATTTACGAAAACTTAGCTACCTTTGTTCCCTTAATCAACGACATCTCTAAAGATCCAAGTTTGTCTGTTCCCGTCTTTGGTGCTGGCAAAATCGATCTCGAAGAATTAAAAGAATACGCCAGTGTAGATGGCTTTGTGAGCGTACAACCAGAAGGACTGCGCTTGCAAATCAATGCCCACCGTCCAATATTAAAATCTAAACAAGATAAAGTTAATACAAAGAAAGCCGAAACTATATTAGATCGGATGCCTGGTGCCACCTACTCTGCTTTTACTGGTCGCGATCTCAACTTCCAATGGCAACAGCTAGCTAAAGGATTCAGTAGCGAACCTCAACTCAAAGATTATCTAGAAAAGTTCCGTGCTTTTTTCCGTAGTAGTACAGGACTAGATTTCGACAAGGACATCTTAGGTTGGATGGATGGCGACTACGGCTTTTTCTTTTTTCCCACAAAGGGGGGTTTATTTAGATTGGCAAGCCCCGACTTTAATTTAGGGATGGGCTTGGCTGTGCAAACAAGTAACCGAACCGCAGCAGATACAACTCTTAACAAGTTAAATGAATTTGTCCAATCTTTCATGCTGGGGGCAGTGGTAGTTAACACTCATAACATTAAAGGTCAACCTGTGACTAGTTGGGATCTAGGAGGTAATTCATCCCAGAGCTTGCTTGCCTATAGTTGGGTAGATGAGAATACCGTCATTGTGGCAACTGGATTTGGGGCAATTGCAGATTTAGTGCCTCAGCCTTATATTTTGTTACCTACGACTTATAATTTCAAGAATGCGACTAATTCTTTACCATATCCCAACCACGGATATTTTTATGTAAATATGGGGTCTTTCTTATCATGGGTTTACGGTTTTATGCCGTCGGTATTTAATAACCAAGACTTCCAATCTTTCAAACAGATTTTGGGATCAGTTTACAGTATTAGTGCCACGACTTCTACAACGACAGAGCGAGAACAATTCGATATTTTGCTTGTTTTGGCTCCCGTTAGAAGCAAATAA
- a CDS encoding PhoD-like phosphatase, with the protein MNYQSGDEFLQDMPLILAGPILKHIEPESVTVWVALKLPCQVELKVYDTTNEGTVLGASLLEGSRSTVALGKSLHIVAVTARFTERQCLSSDRIYAYDLQFTNQTSQTQQTLQQALLSNRFPTVNISYFAHQKPTFVLPPLRLEDLRIVHGSCRKPHGHGFDALPILDCLIEETANQPRLRPHQLFLTGDQIYGDDVAEPLLWVSTMLGDALLGWEEQLPMVQKQATDVAYYKPKQLLPGHRAEVVTHQAGFTAGLDHKHAKVASHLLSLGEYYASYLLAWSPMCWPDTFPKGREMVSSGKLSRQWDRQVRTMQQFIRTLWKVRRALANIPVYNIFDDHDVSDDWNLNQAWCLRVLGRPLGQRTVQNALLAYAVFQAWGNTPNQFEVGESGEKLLAAAQDWSASQGTDAAADDAIARYLGMPPTNPHTGLPEFVKDGSVFILKRDPEALTWHYTVQSHCHEVIVLDTRTWRGYPVDKKTTAPPMLLCPQAFDRQVLLPLQQASGMQTTLLIAPTNLFGLQIIDWIHHWQLERDQVFSTDVGDAWNINLEALAEFLTILFDQRQQVVVLSGDIHYSSVVRMSYLTTDSDSQAKSVLVQLTASALKNEETITRILHTRLKDWLLPEKVRRWIGWSHPPNMIEQKAKLLRRQPQPRIKPDWVCALEWIPRQSTHLPEFGANLPWLLTPQEKAKNYKWRWLQRLMFWKSPRFQDGREVVGFNNLALVQFELTANASYKVIQDLYWFSSWYPTQIVYSRFESKLVHNESLWK; encoded by the coding sequence ATGAACTATCAATCTGGGGATGAGTTTTTACAGGACATGCCGCTAATTTTAGCGGGGCCAATTTTAAAACATATAGAACCGGAATCGGTTACGGTTTGGGTAGCCCTGAAATTGCCTTGTCAAGTAGAACTCAAGGTTTATGACACTACAAATGAGGGTACGGTTTTAGGAGCTTCTTTACTGGAGGGAAGTCGCTCTACTGTTGCTTTGGGAAAATCGCTGCATATTGTGGCAGTCACAGCTCGATTTACAGAGAGGCAATGTTTGAGTAGCGATCGCATCTACGCTTACGACCTGCAATTCACTAACCAGACTTCTCAGACTCAGCAAACTTTGCAACAAGCCTTGCTCTCCAACCGCTTTCCTACTGTTAACATCAGCTATTTTGCACATCAAAAACCAACATTTGTTCTCCCACCCTTGCGTCTGGAAGATTTACGGATTGTGCATGGTTCCTGTCGCAAACCTCATGGACATGGGTTTGATGCACTACCCATCTTAGATTGTCTGATTGAAGAAACTGCAAATCAGCCCCGCCTGCGCCCCCATCAACTTTTCCTGACTGGCGACCAAATTTATGGAGATGATGTTGCTGAACCGTTGTTGTGGGTGTCTACTATGCTTGGTGACGCGCTGCTAGGTTGGGAAGAGCAACTACCAATGGTTCAAAAGCAAGCCACAGATGTTGCCTATTACAAACCCAAGCAGTTACTTCCCGGACATCGGGCTGAGGTAGTGACTCACCAAGCCGGCTTCACCGCAGGATTAGACCATAAACATGCCAAAGTTGCCAGTCACCTCCTCAGCCTTGGCGAGTATTACGCATCTTACTTATTAGCTTGGTCGCCGATGTGCTGGCCTGACACTTTCCCCAAGGGACGGGAAATGGTGAGTAGTGGTAAACTGAGTCGGCAATGGGATCGGCAAGTTCGCACAATGCAGCAATTTATCCGCACCCTCTGGAAAGTGCGCCGGGCGCTGGCAAATATTCCCGTATATAACATCTTTGATGACCATGATGTTAGCGATGACTGGAACCTCAATCAAGCATGGTGTCTACGGGTACTGGGGCGACCCTTGGGGCAACGAACTGTGCAAAATGCTTTGTTAGCTTACGCAGTTTTTCAGGCATGGGGTAATACACCTAATCAATTTGAAGTTGGTGAATCTGGAGAAAAATTATTGGCAGCGGCTCAAGACTGGTCTGCTTCCCAAGGAACGGATGCAGCTGCTGATGATGCGATCGCTCGTTATCTAGGAATGCCACCCACTAACCCACATACTGGTTTACCTGAGTTTGTCAAAGATGGCTCCGTATTTATCCTCAAGCGAGACCCAGAAGCACTTACCTGGCACTATACGGTACAAAGTCATTGCCATGAAGTGATTGTTTTAGATACACGTACATGGCGAGGCTACCCGGTTGACAAAAAAACAACTGCACCTCCTATGCTCCTATGTCCACAAGCCTTTGACCGTCAAGTCTTGCTACCTTTACAACAAGCATCTGGGATGCAAACCACATTGCTAATTGCACCTACCAATCTATTTGGATTGCAAATAATTGATTGGATTCACCATTGGCAGCTGGAACGGGATCAAGTGTTTTCTACAGATGTTGGGGATGCTTGGAACATTAATTTAGAAGCATTGGCAGAATTTTTAACTATTCTCTTTGACCAACGCCAGCAAGTTGTGGTTTTGTCTGGAGATATTCACTATAGTTCTGTTGTTCGCATGTCTTATTTAACCACTGATTCAGATTCTCAAGCGAAATCTGTCTTAGTCCAGTTAACCGCCAGTGCATTGAAGAACGAAGAGACTATTACTCGCATTTTGCATACACGGCTGAAAGACTGGCTTTTACCCGAAAAAGTGCGACGTTGGATCGGCTGGTCTCATCCACCGAATATGATAGAACAAAAAGCGAAGCTATTGCGCCGCCAGCCACAGCCGCGAATCAAACCCGACTGGGTTTGTGCCCTAGAGTGGATTCCTCGACAAAGCACTCATCTGCCTGAGTTTGGAGCTAATTTGCCCTGGCTGTTGACTCCCCAAGAAAAAGCCAAAAATTACAAATGGCGATGGTTACAGCGTCTGATGTTTTGGAAATCTCCCCGGTTTCAAGATGGGCGAGAAGTCGTTGGATTTAATAATTTAGCCTTAGTGCAGTTTGAGTTAACAGCCAACGCTTCTTACAAAGTTATTCAAGATTTATACTGGTTTTCTTCTTGGTATCCTACCCAAATTGTTTATAGCCGCTTTGAGAGCAAGCTTGTGCATAACGAGTCTTTGTGGAAGTAA